Genomic segment of Notolabrus celidotus isolate fNotCel1 chromosome 1, fNotCel1.pri, whole genome shotgun sequence:
TTAGTAGATTATGTCACATATTTGACTTACTAACAGAACTTCAGACACTGCCCTTTGGTcaacacacaataaaatacatacacaaAAGGACTTAACCTATCTACATTTGTTTTCGGTGCTTTGCTTAACCCTTCATtgtgcaaaaaacaacaaattaccAAAGTCATTCATAAAACATGTGACAAAGAGTAAATGTTGACAGTGAAAATATGACAGCCTCCAAGTGAAACGACTTGCTGAATGTGCTTTGCAATGCTGTGAGTATCTGGCACGACtgatgaatgaaaatgtaagtGAAAATAAACTTCATTGGACCATATCTGTGTTGTTGTCCAACTTCATCATGAATTCAACATAAGTgggttttttaaattttcaatcTATGATAATGTAGTTTTTCTATTTTCACAAAATAAGTtcagaagaggaggggggattAGAGGGTTCTATCTTTGAAGAAATGTTGTAATGGATGAAAATATTAGGTATGAATATCTGTCAGACCTTTTTCAAGCCTAGTGGGAAAACCTTTGACATTTACCACCTCTGGGACTGTTTCTCAAATGAATTTAAAACAGATAAGTAAGGGTAAGGGTGATCAAAATCACAAGAAACCTATCTGCAACTCTGGTTGTCTGAAAACGTGTTTTGTAAATGAAAcacagttaattaaaaaaactggGTAGCCTTCATGATAAGAAATAAATCAGTAGCCTACCTCCATGTGGCGTCTCCCCTTTCTAAGCTGGAGCCTGCCTTTCACATTAATATGAACCTGATTGTCAAGCAGATTGCCTGGAATTTCTTACACCTGTCCACGTGTCTGCtgtcaaaaaaataacatgCACTGGAGAAGCAACAAGTGCTGAAATATTTGGGGAAAGAAGGAGAGTGGGACGTGATGGTACTTTGTGATATTTTTATGCCCTGAGTACTACCTCTCAGGAACACTTACCTGCATGAAAATTCCCCCCAAAAAGCTGCACAAACAACTGCTACTTTTTAGGGCCATGAATTTAACATTCTTTTCACATCCAACACAGAATTTAATTGACTTAGATCATTGTTCGAGGTTTGTGAGAAGTTAAAACTAGAGAAACGCAGCCTGAGATGCCAAACTCGGGGCACAGGATTTCACCTTCATCTGACGTCATTCTACATCCGCTTTGAATCTTTCCTCGCTGATTTGGCGCGAGACTTTTGACTGTTCGGAACCAGCTTTTGATACAGAagctaaaaaaacaacttcatacTTATGAGAAGTCTCTTTACTGAACACACCGCCTGTAACTCAGCACGACATCCACTAAACAACCTACTTTGAACATCCGGGTAAGTTAACCCATGTTGTTTATGTTCCTGAAACGAGTATATTGCTATGAGATGAAGCTAACTGCTCTGACCTTACAACATAAACACAACTCTTCCTCTGAAGAGAAGCTCGTTTAACAAGGTGGCTTTAGTCAACTATGAATGAAGCACATCCCAAACAGTGACCAGCTTTGAATGAAAGAAATGCAGGCTCCTATTTAATTACTAGACCTTCATAGGGTCAGGTAGTGTGTAAGCAAAGGTAACCTGAGCAGAGAGGAGtagggtgtcaaactcattttagttcaggggtcACATTCAGCCAcatttgatctgaagtgggtcggacctgtaaaatcataacataataacatcTAAATCTGCAGGtccactccaactctcacctcttttaaatcaaagactaagacttttttatttgccactgccctcctattttagctcattttaactcactttaaatgcaaattttaatgtaattttaacatatttctaattttccttttctgttttattatatttgtcattttaattctgtttttgtatgcctgtctgaatgtttccaatgcttttaatgttttaatgtaaagcacattgagttgcccttgagTATGAAAtgcgcaatacaaataaagtagccttgccttgccttgtctaaataacaaaaactccaattttccccttttttttaactgcaaaaagtacattctgcaaattttcacatttcatgaactatctttttacaaaaacaactgttgtatttttcgccatgatgagtctcacactgatattctttaagccctgaaacctgctgtgaacacaccgagCACACAGGTTTACagttcacctgacacacagagtgttaTGTTTAcagtagggatgcacaatatctgtttttttccacCGATACTGATAACCGCTAACTTCCTGCTTCTCCAAACCGATACCAATACTGATATCAGTTTTTAATAGTCTATAATCACCTGATGGAAAGAAAGGCGAGGATGTAGTGTGCAAAGATGAATTCAACATCATGGCTCTGCCTTTGACCTAAACAAATTATGTATCTAATATTACTATAGCtgtaatcacaacaacaacaacaacaacaacaacaacaacagttcagtctctcaaaaaataaacattaattacagtttaaaaaaatccGAATGCATCAGTCAATCCAAAAAATAAAGTGCTTTAGTCGATTCAAATTTCTAAGTTTTTTACAAAACAACAGTGTCAGTGCAATAAAGTCCTGAAAAGTGCATcacatgtgcagcagcagcagaaaacatTGTTCCCGTCTGTCCTGGTCCTCTTTGCCTGCGGCTCATCTGTGGTACCTGAGAGAGGAGCAAAaggtttttaactttttttaaatgccatAATGTCCATAACAACTCTACCCCAAGATCagttctcttttattgtcattcactTCATTTAGCCAATAATTAATTTCCATTTTCTATTACTGACAGATAATAAGCAGATACACtctcatttcacatttcaaacagcagcattATAAGAATTAGATTTTTGTACAGCCCCCATCAAATCTTGTAGATGCCCCCAACTTTTTAGAcaggaaaaaatatttaaattctcTTACCATTTGAGCCGTGGTCCTCCTGGCTGCTCTCACTCTTCTCCCTTAGCCTTTCATGTGCCCCCTGTCAGCCGTACGattgtaggacaaatttgaaatagcagttacttttattgaaaaattgcagttaatttcttctctgtaatttcaaaagtcatcccgtgggccagattggaacctctggcgggctggTTTTATGTTTGGCACCCCTGGAGTAGAGGGTTTGAGATCAACTCCACAGGTGGCAGATAAGTCAGGtccaaaagcatcagtagcagtagattaagtcataaaggcacaggaaacacagacacatgctcatgtaggtaggctcattttctccAGGCCAGTTAAAAGAAGTCACATTAAGTCACTTTGAGGGATAgcgggggtcgtgagtctttggcacctatattttgggggtcgcgggctgaaaagtttgggaacccctggtttacaTCATACCATGTTCAGGTGGACGCCCATGAGCCAATATTGATCCGATGAATCATCTCCCTAAATACTTAGACTCATGTGAATCTCATACTGATTAaatttgtctttaaaaacaagctCAGTTGATCTTAAGCTGTCTGTGTTCTCTTACTTTATAGTTGATTCCAGTGAACTTTCACCCTTCAAGCTGGCTGATGGTGAACAAACTTGCTCAGAATGAATTGTGAGCTTTTGGCAACGTGCAGTGCCCTGGGATACCTGGAGGGAGACACCTATCATAAGGAAGCTGACTGCTTAGGTAAGTGTTTCATGAAAAGGTTACATTCATGTTGTTATTATAAGTCAGTGAGTCTCCTGCATTTGCTGCTGTCACACTTGAACTGTGCTGTCAATGTGTTGCAGAGAGCGTGAAAGACTTGATCAGGTATCTGCGCCATGAAGATGACACCCGTGATGTCCGCCAGCAGCTGGGGGCAGGCCAGATTGTACAGAATGACCTTCTGCCCATTATTGTACAGCATGGACAAGACAAGGCTTTATTTGATGCCTGCATTAGGTATGAAACGGGTTGACCTTGAATTCTATGcttaacaaaaaatgtaatgtgaCTAGGAAAAATAGTGTAATAGAAGGGTCTTAACATATTTAAATTTGACAGTTTATACACAAATGCCAATTCTATGATGAATTACTGAGGTTTGAAGCATGTCTTTATTCCACACATGATAATTAAACATGTAGAAGCTGTGGAAGATTGAAATAAGAGTGGTTGCACATGTgatttttcccccctctcagGCTCATGGTCAACCTTACTCAGCCTGCCATGCTTTGCTTTGGGAAGATCCCTGATGACCCTGTCTTCAGGCATCACTTTTTACAAGTGACATCACATTTACAAGATTACAAAGAGGTACCTACGCGTTGTCAGCATAATTGCACTTTTTATTCCTTCAATTTTAGAGCAATAGTATGCAAAGATTTCTTCATGACTTTCATCTACTTGAGTGAGTACATTTTGAGTGTCTTGCTTTCGTTTACAGGCGTTTGCCAGTGAGAGCGTCTTTGGGATTTTAAGTGAAATATTATACAACATTCTACAACTGGTGAGTATTTAACTGGTGagtttaaatcattttaatcaCTGTTTCTGAATTATCTATGAAATGGGTTTGATTTGTATGTGTCTCTTTAAGGACTGGGAGCAGAGGCAAGAGGAGGATAACCTGCTGATAGAGAGGATCCTGCTGCTAGTCAGGAATGTGCTTCACGTACCTGCAGACCCCTGTGAGGAGAAGGTCTGACTTAGATTTGAGTCTTGATCATAAAAGTAACAGTGCCAAATTTCTACTTCCAGCAGTCCTCTCCTTTAGACTGTATGTAACCTTTACTTCTTTTAATCTCTATGTTTCTTGTGTAGAAAGTGGATGATGATGCCAGTGTCCACGATCGGCTGCTGTGGGCCATTCATATGAGCGGCTTTGATGACCTGATCAAGTTCCTGGCGTCCGCTCAGAGTGAGCAGCAGTGGAGCATGCATGTGCTGGAGATAATCTCCCTCATGTTCAGAGACCAGGTCAGTATTAGAAAGCTCTCAGAAGTTCACAAATCAATCTGCAGTTGatgtgtctctgatctgctgttgttgctgtgcaGACACCAGAAGCTTTGGTGAGCGCTGGTCATGCTCGTTCTGCAGAAGAGAAGCATAGAGACTCTCAGGAGCTGGAGGccctgaggcagagagagcatGCAGCAAAACGTTCTCGCACTTTACAAAGAGGAACCAGGTACAGTCAAGCTGCTGTGCAGTTATTTCTGGTCTTCTTTGAAGAGACAAAGTgtgctttttgttgttgatCTTGACAGGAAACATTGTCACATTACTCATGCTcttcttattgtttttataagACTTCTGTAAGGTTATTTGAAAAACATTAGTGGGAACACTTCTCAGCCTTTTAAAGGGCTTGATTTATCAACTTACAATAAtgtattaaataaatgtattctctgttttttgtgttcgatgtttttattttttgcagacACTCTCGCTTTGGAGGCTCCTATGTTGTCCAAGGGCTGAAGTCCGTCGGGGACAAAGATGTGATTTATCACAGAAATATTCATAATGTAAGGAGATAACGACTCAAAGCTCACCTGTTGGACCAAGCAGTAATAGAGAGCTAGAGTGCTTGTTAAAACACTCTGAAGATgtatctctctgtttcttttctcttccttttattGTAGTTCAAAAATTACACTCATGACACGGGCAAAGCAGTGAGACGTGTTCCGAGGAGGAATCGACAAGCTCAGGAGTGTAAAGACAAACGCCGCTCAGCTTTAAATGTTCGACTCTTCCTGCGAGAGTTTTGTGTGGACTTCTTAGAGAACTGCTACAATCACCTCATGTACCTCGTCAAGGTCAGCTGCTGTCACTTTAAAGACAGATATTTCATGCACAGTGTTACAGGAAAATAACTCAGGGAGGCTTTTTGACATTCATTGAGGGTTTCAAATGGATACTGGGATGATAAAAATCCCCCATATCATCATTTGCATCTCACTGTAACCATTGTAAAGCAATGTAACAACACTAATTATTTTACTCCTCCACAGGAAAGTCTCATTCGAGAGCAAACCCAGCAACATGACGAGACGTACTTCCTCTGGTCACTGAGCTTTTTTATGGCTTTCAACCGTGGCAACGGTTTCCGTGCTGACTTAGTGTCTGAGACAGTCTCCATCCGGGCTTTCCATTTTATTGAGCGCAACATCACCAACTACTACGAGATGATCCTCACAGATCGCAAAGAGGCAACATCTTGGTCACGCAGGTAAGAAGGTTTTTAGGAGTCAGGTTGATAATGACTGTGTGCGTGAGTCGCAGACTGATGATATCTCTCTCGTTCCTTCAAGAATGCACTTGGCGCTTAAGGCGTACCAGGAACTGCTGCTGACAGTGAATGAGATGGACCGCTCCCAGGATGAAAGCATCATACGGAGTTCCAACGTTATCAAAAGTAAACAgttaacaacttttttttatgtttgaagtACGGACTTTCAGATGTGAAGAATAAAGGAAgtgtcaagtcaagctttatttataaagaacatttaaaacaacctcagttgaccaaagtgttgtacagatattaaaatacaatataagcatacacaaatataacaatgaataagaacaataaaagaacagtaagagctcaatttaggaaataaaagagtaaaacagtaaaaagccaaggattcttgtttagctgggactgaactccaaggagaaaagataggttttcagcagtgttttaaagtgatccacagactgtgcagctctaacctggaaaggtaggctgttccacagctttggggccgccactaAGAAGGCTCTGGCCCctcgagtagagagtctggaccgaggtactgccaggagcagctggtttaaTGACCTAAGTGCTttggaagtactgtgaggctgtacaaggtctgataaataagacggtgccagaccatttaaacacttaaaaacaattcataggaccttgaactggatcctaaagttaacaggcaacaagtgcaaagatgcaaggacaggactgatgtgatcatgccgtttctttccagtcagcaggcgggcggctgcattttggacgacCTGTAGACGGCGCAATGCTGACAGGTcgagaccaacaaacaaagagttacaataatctaagcGTGATGTAACAAAGGTGTGAATCACTCTCTCGAAATCGTTTCAGGGAAGATAAGGCTTCACTTTTGCTAATAGTCTTAGCTGAAAGAAGCTTGTTTTAACAATTGAGCTTATCTGCTTGTCAAATTTAAAGTCACTGTCCAAAATAAATCCAAGGTTCCTTACAAAAGGATGACAGTAAGGCTTAAGGGTGCCAATGGTGCTATCATAGCCATCCAATACAAtaatctctgttttatttttgttcatggACATTTGCATGTTGCAAGGTATATAGGGGTACGACTAAGACATGCAGTTTTGATTTTTTCTTTCAAGTCCAATTTTTGCAACAGTTTTTATGTATCTGTTAACCAAGTTGCCTCATCTACCTCCTTTCTCTTTCTAGGTAACATATTCTACCTGATGGAATACAGGGAGATATTTCTGACCCTGCTGAGGAAGTATGATGAAACCAAACAACCTCACTCTTACCTCAAAGATTTGGTGGAGTCAACTCATCTTTTCTTGCGTATGCTAGAGCGCTTCTGCAAAGGCCGCAACAACTTGATGGTTCAGGTAAGATCCTGTGCTGAATTTCTGGTGTTTCTTCTTGCCATCATCATCTTCCTACAATATTGACATCTGGCTTTCTCAACCCTGCAGAAAAAGAAGGTAAGGCGGAAAAAGTCACACggtaaaaaaaagcagcaagcAACAGATGCTAGTCCAGAGGCCCTTGAAGAGACCTGGAAGATTGTGGCGGAAGAGCTTAGGGCAATCAGTTTCCAGGTCAGTGTGAAAGTCAACCTTAAGGACCAGCAGTGAGCGTTTACTGTTGAATTCCAGGTTTTGCACAAAAGCATTTGGCTCCAAAGTTTCATGATCAGAAAGCTTTGTAAAGGACCAAATTTGCCTGCACTCATTACACTTTTTTCTGTGTGCAGCTGTCAGAGTCTTTAACTGAAAGCATCGTGCCATTTGACGCAACATCTGAAACTCCTCTTGAGGAGCAGCGGACCGAGGCCATGGTGCGGGTGAAGGATTCCCTGCTAGCTCGACTCGGGCCAGAAGCACTGGGACTGCTGCGTGCTGCCAGGTCAGCCACAATCATCTATTAAAACCTCTGACAAATCTAACATGTTAAGTTTGATATTAACTCAGCATCTGTTGTCCAACTCAGGGAGGTGTGGCCAGAGGGAGATGTGTTCGGCTCAGTCGATGTAGAACCTGAAGAGGAACTGGAGCTTCTTAAGCAGATTCTTCATGCCAACCTACCTAGTATGCTTTCAGAGTTCATATTTACATCATCCATTTTTGTCATGGCATCTGTGCAGCTTTCTGACTTTGACTTAATTTCAGGGTCCTCTCCCCCGGAGCCTGTGGtagatgatgaggatgatggagCAGAGtcagaagtagaagaagagctGGAGACTATCCAGATATCTGAAAAAGAGTTCAACTTTCTAGACTTTATCAAGAGGTGAGGAAAAAAGATGGGTGGATTTGAACAAACAACCTTCCACTGAATGCTAAATAGAACCTTTTTAACCATCTCCCCCTTCTCTTACCCCTCAAAGGTTTGCAGGCCCTGGCATTGTGCGTCCATATCTCCTCCTGTTAAAAACCTACTCAaaaaacacacctcacacaAACCACTGCATCGCTCGCATGCTGCACCGTTTGGCTGTTGACCTGAAAATGGACGCCCTTCTTTACCAGCTGTCAGTCTTCAACCTTTTCAACAAGATCCTGAGCAACCCCGCTGCAGCTGCTTACAAGGTGCAGTAATGGCTGTGGATactttcatcaatcaatcaatcaatctttgtttatatATCGCCaatgttatcccaagacgctttacaaacagagcaggtctagactgtacttaTTATTGACATAGACCCAATATtaaaacaggataagatccagtcccatctcacagacaggactctgtcttatctcattttaatcccccatgagcagagcactttgcagcatttagcaagttacagcagaaaggaaaaactacctttaacaggcagaaacctcaagtagaaccagactcatgttagacacacatctgcctcaaccgagttggttggaaagagggataggaagagataaagagagagagagatgtaaggGGTGAGACGAATagtggttgttgttgcagctggagtctgacacatcTATGGCAGCGACTTGGAgaaacctatgagacaaggcagctcagagactccaggaaggttttattttctcacacagtcagcctccaattTTAAGACTTGGGCCCAGATCGtcttattagggcccgagcaccgctggtggcgaaggccctattgtaaccctaaggtttattattataggagattgcagttttggacccctgaacgttaatgaaagcgcggatatttttgcacactcatcgggcctggtgaaaattgcaagttattataggtctcgcaaaaaaaatttcagtagcgccccctagaggtaaaaataacaccctacgcatcgagttttttgagctacatgcatgaaaaatcttacacatatttatggcatcaggacgcacaaaaaagtctaatctcacctcatccaacacactcgtcagtgctgggaaaaattgcgacattttatgggtttcgcaaaaaaagtcgaaaaaatgtgctcactagcgccccctacagttttcaaaaacccctccccataggggttattttgagctacatgcttgaaaaattctacgcatattcatggcatcaggacacacaaaaaagcctcttgcacccatatcccaaactcaacaggaagagcgccacctagctttgaaaatgaaaaatggagtcaaaataagggtgcatactaacgctattaacttctagagcttttctccgattcagtccaaaccaagggcaacctatagtagacaccttgacgagaaaaaattatcagaacaaattttgatcagacaaaaattgtgggcgtggcatgcgttgaggcggggcatcaaacgcacatacagctttgaatgtgaagtatgacgcccaaataagggtgcatacttttgagagctcctcctagagttttactccgattcagtccaaacaagacaCATTCtgtagcagacatattgacgattaaattattgttaaaggaattctgttcagacaaaaattgtgggcgtggcagactctgAAGTTTGGGGTTTTCttaaaaacttggaacatttgcaccacctaagccagtatatactctca
This window contains:
- the timeless gene encoding protein timeless homolog isoform X2 → MNCELLATCSALGYLEGDTYHKEADCLESVKDLIRYLRHEDDTRDVRQQLGAGQIVQNDLLPIIVQHGQDKALFDACIRLMVNLTQPAMLCFGKIPDDPVFRHHFLQVTSHLQDYKEAFASESVFGILSEILYNILQLDWEQRQEEDNLLIERILLLVRNVLHVPADPCEEKKVDDDASVHDRLLWAIHMSGFDDLIKFLASAQSEQQWSMHVLEIISLMFRDQTPEALVSAGHARSAEEKHRDSQELEALRQREHAAKRSRTLQRGTRHSRFGGSYVVQGLKSVGDKDVIYHRNIHNFKNYTHDTGKAVRRVPRRNRQAQECKDKRRSALNVRLFLREFCVDFLENCYNHLMYLVKESLIREQTQQHDETYFLWSLSFFMAFNRGNGFRADLVSETVSIRAFHFIERNITNYYEMILTDRKEATSWSRRMHLALKAYQELLLTVNEMDRSQDESIIRSSNVIKSNIFYLMEYREIFLTLLRKYDETKQPHSYLKDLVESTHLFLRMLERFCKGRNNLMVQKKKVRRKKSHGKKKQQATDASPEALEETWKIVAEELRAISFQLSESLTESIVPFDATSETPLEEQRTEAMVRVKDSLLARLGPEALGLLRAAREVWPEGDVFGSVDVEPEEELELLKQILHANLPRSSPPEPVVDDEDDGAESEVEEELETIQISEKEFNFLDFIKRFAGPGIVRPYLLLLKTYSKNTPHTNHCIARMLHRLAVDLKMDALLYQLSVFNLFNKILSNPAAAAYKELVTFAKFVMNRFFSLAAKNNKAFIELLFWKNVGAVREMTEGYSKDGEGKKPSWTEEEEEELRKLYEEHRHSEVPDIVETLLPLLSNTNRTRRHVVVQLVHMGLVDSAKELKKPKKGTNIVLWTEEQEQELQMLFEEYRDSDDVLGNILKKLTAKRSRARVVDKLLSLGLVSERRELYKKRSRTTQGKSSGKQMTEEEFLESLCEDLPDDPVDRVDEDGGEDESDESEEEEEEEEEEEEEEEREKSPVGKRADVSTMVRALQQEGMSGPMMWLQRCLHKTANDRQDDGLSLAVPLVPLTEENEDAMESKSFRRLLQKLGIRAPANEQERFWRIPEKISVSQLRSAAAALSPRDEEPKEDEEQNGSLTLTKDTQEEEEDNEEEDEKEEEKEEEEEVSSERRAQALRALLHTRKKKHHTSEQTAPVPEATPVEDTESTPERSQEKTSVKRSRVLDDENDSDNAMHVETNGDAGSDEEEDVSAPVKRRRKMVLIDDEEDED
- the timeless gene encoding protein timeless homolog isoform X1, translating into MNCELLATCSALGYLEGDTYHKEADCLESVKDLIRYLRHEDDTRDVRQQLGAGQIVQNDLLPIIVQHGQDKALFDACIRLMVNLTQPAMLCFGKIPDDPVFRHHFLQVTSHLQDYKEAFASESVFGILSEILYNILQLDWEQRQEEDNLLIERILLLVRNVLHVPADPCEEKKVDDDASVHDRLLWAIHMSGFDDLIKFLASAQSEQQWSMHVLEIISLMFRDQTPEALVSAGHARSAEEKHRDSQELEALRQREHAAKRSRTLQRGTRHSRFGGSYVVQGLKSVGDKDVIYHRNIHNFKNYTHDTGKAVRRVPRRNRQAQECKDKRRSALNVRLFLREFCVDFLENCYNHLMYLVKESLIREQTQQHDETYFLWSLSFFMAFNRGNGFRADLVSETVSIRAFHFIERNITNYYEMILTDRKEATSWSRRMHLALKAYQELLLTVNEMDRSQDESIIRSSNVIKSNIFYLMEYREIFLTLLRKYDETKQPHSYLKDLVESTHLFLRMLERFCKGRNNLMVQKKKVRRKKSHGKKKQQATDASPEALEETWKIVAEELRAISFQLSESLTESIVPFDATSETPLEEQRTEAMVRVKDSLLARLGPEALGLLRAAREVWPEGDVFGSVDVEPEEELELLKQILHANLPRSSPPEPVVDDEDDGAESEVEEELETIQISEKEFNFLDFIKRFAGPGIVRPYLLLLKTYSKNTPHTNHCIARMLHRLAVDLKMDALLYQLSVFNLFNKILSNPAAAAYKELVTFAKFVMNRFFSLAAKNNKAFIELLFWKNVGAVREMTEGYSKDGEGKKPSWTEEEEEELRKLYEEHRHSEVPDIVETLLPLLSNTNRTRRHVVVQLVHMGLVDSAKELKKPKKGTNIVLWTEEQEQELQMLFEEYRDSDDVLGNILKKLTAKRSRARVVDKLLSLGLVSERRELYKKRSRTTQGKSSGKQMTEEEFLESLCEDLPDDPVDRVDEDGGEDESDESEEEEEEEEEEEEEEEREKSPVGKRADVSTMVRALQQEGMSGPMMWLQRCLHKTANDRQDDGLSLAVPLVPLTEENEDAMESKSFRRLLQKLGIRAPANEQERFWRIPEKISVSQLRSAAAALSPRDEEPKEDEEQNGSLTLTKDTQEEEEDNEEEDEKEEEKEEEEEVSSERRAQALRALLHTRKKKHHTSEQTAPVPEATPVEDTESTPERSQEKTSVKRSRVLDDDEDDENDSDNAMHVETNGDAGSDEEEDVSAPVKRRRKMVLIDDEEDED